The Piliocolobus tephrosceles isolate RC106 chromosome 4, ASM277652v3, whole genome shotgun sequence genome contains the following window.
AAGCACTAAAACTGAACATATCTCTTCAAGCAGTGAGAATACGTCCACACCTTCATCTAATGCCAAGAGGCAGAATCAGCTCCATCCAAGTTCTGCACAGAGTAGAAGTGGTCAGACTCAAAAGGCTGCCACTTGCAAAGTTTCTTCTATTAACCAAGAAACAATACAGACTTATTGTGTAGAAGATACTCCAATATGTTTTTCAAGATGTAGTTCATTATCATCTTTGTCATCAGCTGAAGATGAAATAGGATGTGATCAGACGACACAGGAAGCAGATTCTGCTAATACCCTGCAAATAgcagaaataaaagacaagatTGGAACTAGGTCAACTGAAGACCCTGTAAGCGAAGTTCCAGCAGTGTCGCAGCACACTAGAACCAAATCCAGCAGACTGCAGGGTTCTAGTTTATCTTCAGAATCAACTAGGCACAAAGCTGTTGAATTTTCTTCAGGAGCAAAATCTCCCTCCAAAAGTGGTGCTCAGACACCCAAAAGTCCACCTGAACACTATGTTCAGGAGACTCCACTTATGTTTAGCAGATGTACTTCCGTCAGTTCACTTGATAGTTTTGAGAGTCGTTCGATTGCCAGCTCCGTTCAGAGTGAACCATGCAGTGGAATGGTAAGTGGCATTATAAGCCCCAGTGATCTTCCAGATAGCCCTGGACAAACCATGCCACCAAGCAGAAGTAAAACCCCTCCACCACCACCTCAAACAGCTCAAACCACGCGAGAAAcacctaaaaataaaacacctactGCCGAAAAGAGAGAGAGTGGACCTAAGCAAGCTGCCGTAAATGCTGCAATTCAGAGGGTCCAGGTTCTTCCAGATACTGATACTTTATTACACTTTGCCACAGAAAGTACTCCAGATGGATTTTCTTGTTCATCTAGCCTGAGTGCTCTGAGCCTCGATGAGCCATTTATACAGAAAGATGTGGAATTAAGAATAATGCCTCCAGTTCAGGAAAATGACAATGGGAATGAAACAGAATCAGAGCAACCTAATGAATCAAATGAAAACcaagagaaagaggcagaaaaaacTATTGATTCTGAAAAGGACCTTTTAGATGATTCAGATGATGATGATATTGAAATACTAGAAGAATGTATTATTTCTGCCATGCCAACAAAGTCATCACGTAAAGCAAAAAAGCCAGCCCAGACTGCTTCAAAATTACCTCCACCTGTGGCAAGGAAACCAAGTCAGCTGCCTGTGTACAAACTTCTACCATCACAAAACAGGTTGCAACCCCAAAAGCATGTTAGTTTTACACCGGGAGATGATATGCCACGAGTGTATTGTGTAGAAGGGACACCTATAAACTTTTCCACAGCTACATCTCTAAGTGATCTAACAATAGAATCCCCTCCAAATGAGTTAGCTGCTGGAGAAGGAGTTAGAGCAGGGGCACAGTCAGGTGAATTTGAAAAACGAGATACCATTCCTACAGAAGGCAGAAGTACAGATGAGGCTCAAGGAGGAAAAACCTCATCTGTAACCATACCTGAATTGGATGACAATAAAGCAGAGGAAGGTGATATTCTTGCAGAATGCATTAATTCTGCTATGCCCAAAGGGAAAAGTCACAAGCCTTTCCGTGTGAAAAAGATAATGGACCAGGTCCAGCAAGCATCTGTGTCCTCTTCTGCAACCAACAAAAATCAGTTAGAtggtaagaaaaagaaaccaacttCACCAGTAAAACCTATACCACAAAATACTGAATATCGGACACGTATAAGAAAAAATGCagactcaaaaaataatttaaatgccgAGAGAGTTTTCTCAGACAACAAAGattcaaagaaacagaatttgaaaaataattccaaGGAGTTCAACGATAAGCTCCCAAATAATGAAGATAGAGTCAGAGGAAGTTTCGCTTTTGATTCACCTCATCATTACACACCTATTGAAGGAACTCCTTACTGTTTTTCACGAAATGATTCTTTGAGTTCTCTAgattttgatgatgatgatgttgaccTTTCCAGGGAAAAGGCTGAATTAAGAAAGGCGAAAGAAAATAAGGAATCAGAAGCTAAAGTTACCAGCCACACAGAACTAACCTCCAACCAACAATCAGCTAGTAAGACACAAGCTATTGCAAAGCATCAAATAAATCGAGGTCAGCTTAAACCCATACTGCAGAAGCAATCCACTTTTCCCCGGTCATCCAAAGACATACCAGACAGAGGGGCAGCAACTGatgaaaaattacagaattttgcTGTTGAAAATACTCCAGTTTGCTTTTCTCATAATTCCTCTCTGAGTTCTCTCAGTGACATTGaccaagaaaacaacaacaataaagaaaatgaaccTATCAAAGAGACTGAGCCCCCTGATTCACAGGGAGAACCAAGTAAACCTCAAGCATCAGGCTATGCTCCAAAATCGTTTCATGTTGAAGATACCCCAGTTTGTTTTTCAAGAAACAGTTCTCTCAGTTCTCTTAGTATTGACTCTGAAGATGACCTGTTGCAGGAATGTATAAGCTCCGCAATGccgaaaaagaaaaagccttcaaGACTTAAGGGTGATAATGAAAAACATAGTCCCAGAAATATGGGTGGCATATTAGCTGAAGATCTGACACTGGATTTGAAAGATATACAGAGACCAGATTCAGAACATGGTTTATCCCCTGATTCAGAAAATTTTGATTGGAAAGCTATTCAGGAAGGTGCAAATTCCATAGTAAGTAGTTTACatcaggctgctgctgctgcatgtTTATCTAGACAAGCTTCGTCTGATTCAGATTCCATCCTTTCCCTGAAATCAGGAATCTCTCTGGGATCACCATTTCATCTTACACCTGATCAAGAAGAAAAACCCTTTACAAGTAATAAAGGCCCACGAATTCTAAAACCAGGGGAGAAAAGTACATTGGAAACCAAAAAGATAGAATCTGAAAGTAAAGGaatcaaaggaggaaaaaaagtttataaaagtttGATTACTGGAAAAGTTCGATCTAATTCAGAAATTTCAGGCCAAATGAAGCAGCCCCTTCAAGCAAACATGCCTTCAATCTCTCGAGGCAGGACAATGATTCATATTCCAGGAGTTCGAAATAGCTCCTCAAGTACAAGTCCTGTTTCTAAAAAAGGCCCACCCCTTAAGACTCCAGCCTCCAAAAGCCCTAGTGAAGGTCAAACGGCCACCACTTCTCCTAGAGGAGCCAAGCCATCTGTGAAATCAGAATTAAGCCCTGTTGCCAGGCAGACATCTCAAATAGGTGGGTCAAGTAAAGCACCTTCTAGATCAGGATCTAGAGATTCAACCCCTTCAAGACCTGCCCAGCAACCATTAAGTAGACCTATACAGTCTCCTGGCCGAAACTCAATTTCCCCTGGTAGAAATGGAATAAGTCCTCCTAACAAATTATCTCAGCTTCCAAGGACATCATCTCCTAGTACTGCTTCAACTAAGTCCTCAGGTTCTGGAAAAATGTCGTATACATCTCCAGGCAGACAGATGAGCCAACAGAACCTTAGCAAACAAACAGGTTTATCCAAGAACGCCAGTAGTATTCCAAGAAGTGAGTCTGCCTCCAAAGGACTAAATCAGGTGAATAATGGTAATGGAGCCAATAAAAAGATAGAACTTTCTAGAATGTCTTCAACTAAATCAAGTGGAAGTGAATCTGATAGATCAGAAAGACCTGTATTAGTACGCCAGTCAACTTTCATCAAAGAAGCTCCAAGCCCAACCTTAAGAAGAAAATTGGAGGAATCTGCTTCATTTGAATCTCTTTCTCCATCGTCTAGACCGGCTTCTCCCACTAGGTCCCAGGCACAAACTCCAGTTTTAAGTCCTTCCCTTCCTGATATGTCTCTATCCACACATTCATCTGTTCAGGCTGGTGGATGGCGAAAACTACCCCCTAATCTCAGTCCCACTATAGAGTACAATGATGGAAGACCAGCAAAGCGCCATGATATTGCACGGTCTCATTCTGAAAGTCCTTCTAGACTTCCGATCAATAGGTCAGGAACCTGGAAACGTGAGCACAGCAAACATTCATCATCCCTTCCTCGAGTAAGCACTTGGAGAAGAACTGGAAGTTCATCTTCAATTCTTTCTGCTTCATCAGAATCcagtgaaaaagcaaaaagtgaGGATGAAAAACATGTGAACTCTATTTCAGGAACCAAACAAAGTAAAGAAAACCAAGTATCTGCAAAAGgaacatggagaaaaataaaagaaaatgaaatttctcCCACAAATAGTACTTCTCAGACCGTTTCCTCAGGTGCTACAAATGGTGCTGAATCAAAGACTCTAATTTATCAAATGGCACCTGCTGTTTCTAAAACAGAAGATGTTTGGGTAAGAATTGAGGACTGTCCCATTAACAATCCTAGATCTGGAAGATCTCCCACAGGTAATACTCCCCCGGTGATTGACAGTGTTTCAGAAAAGGGAACTCCAAACAAAGATTCAAAAGATAATCAGGCAAAACAAAATGTGGGTAATGGCAGTGTTCCCATGCGTACCATGGGTTTGGAAAATCGCCTGAACTCCTTTATTCAGGTAGATGCCCCTGACCAGAAAGGAACTGAGACAAAACCAGGACAAAATAATCCTGTCCCTGTATCAGAGACTAATGAAAGTTCTATAGTGGAGCGTACCCCATTCAGTTCTAGCAGCTCAAGCAAACACAGTTCACCTAGTGGGACTGTTGCTGCCAGAGTGACTCCTTTTAATTACAACCCAAGCCCTAGGAAAAGCAGCGCAGATAGCACTTCAGCTCGGCCATCTCAGATCCCAACTCCAGTGAATAACAACACAAAGAAGCGAGATTCAAAAACTGACAGCACAGAATCCAGTGGAACCCAAAGTCCTAAGCGTCATTCTGGGTCTTACCTTGTGACATCCGTTTAAAAGAGCGGAAGAATGAAACTAAGAAAATTATATGTTAATTACAACTACTATATAGACATTTTGTTTCAAATGAAacttaaaagactgaaaaattttGTAAATAGGTTTGATTCTTGTTAGAGGGTTTTTGTTCTGGAAGCCATATTTGATAGTATACTTTGTCTTCACTGGTCTTATTTTGGGAGGCACTCTTGATGgttaggaaaaaaatagtaaagccAAGTATGTTTGTACAGtatgttttacatgtatttaagTAGCATCCCATCCCAACTTCCTTTAATTATTGCTTGTCTAAAAATAACACTACAGATAGGAAATATGATATATTGCTGttaatcatttctagattatAAACTGACTAAACTTACATCAGGGAAAAATTGGTAtttatgcaaaaaaagaaaatgtttttgtcctTGTGAGTCcatctaacatcataattaatcATGTGGCTGTGAAATTCACAGTAATATGGTTCCCGATGAACAAGTTTACCCAGCCTGCTTTGCTTTACTGCATGAATGAAACTGATGGTTCAATTTCAGAAGTAATGATTAACAGTTATGTGGTCACATGATGTGCATAGAGATAGCTACAGTGTAATTTACACTATTTTgtgctcaaaacaaaacaaaatctgtgtAACTGTAAAACATTGAATGAAACTATTTTACCTGAACTAGATTTTATCTGAAAGTAGGTAGAATTTTTGCTATGCTGTAATTTGTTGTATATTCTGGTATTTGAGGTGAGATGGCTGCTCTTTTATTAATGAGACATGAATTGTGTCTCAACAGAAACTAAATGAACATTTCAGAATAAATTATTGCTGTATGTAAACTATTACTGAAATTGGTATTTGTTTGAAGGGTCTTGTTTCACACTTGtattaataattgtttaaaagGCCTCTTTTAAAAgcttatatactttttttcttcagattctATGCATTAAGAGTAAAATTCCTCTTACtgtaataaaaacaattgaaGAAGACTATTGCCACTTAACCATTCCATGTGTTGGCACTTAGCCATTCCTGAAATTTCTTTTATGTGATTAGCTcatcttgatttttaatatttttccacttaaacttttttttcttactccaCTGGAGCtcagtaaaaataaattcatataataGCAATGTAAACAGCCTAGTATAGACTAAGCATTAAACATAATAGGCCcacataatttcctttttcttaatattatagAATTCTGTAGTTGAAATTGATTATTCTTAGACATTGTAGTCTCTTCGAAGCTTTACAATGTTACTGTCTTGCCCGTTCATCTTGTTGCAACTGGGTCTGACATGAACACTTTATCACCCTGTATGTTAGGGCAAAATTTCAGCAGTGAAGTACAATCAGCTGTTTGCCATGTTCAGGAAATACAAATCACATGGAACTTCAAAGGTAGGTTTAATACCATTAGGATATTCagaagtatgttttaaaatccCTGCCTGTTAAGGAAACTTTGTTTTTGGTGGGTacagttctggggtacatgttaAGTGCCCCCTTATACAATGGAGGGCAGTCCTTCCTGAAGGAAAATAAACTGACACTTATTAACTAAGATAATTTACTTAATATATCTTCCTTGGTTTGTTCTAAAAGATCAAAGGGTGACTGTGatgatacatgcacacatatttgttgaataaatgaaaatttatttttagtgataTTCATACACTATTTGGGGAGGGAAAACCTTTTTAAGCATTGTGGGGCACTCAGGAGATAAAAAAGGAGTAAACACACCTACCTGGTGCCTTGAAAATCACATTAAGTAGTTAATTATCTACCCCTTACCTGTGTTTATAACTTCCAGGTaatgagaatgatttttttaaagccaaaatgCCAGTAAATAAAGTGCTATGACTTGAGCTAAGGTATTTGACTCCAATGCCTGTACTGTGTCTACTGCACCACTTTGTAAACACTTCAATTTACTATCTTTGAAATGACTGACATTTACATTTTTGCCAAATGTTATCTGAAATTGTCTATGAATACAatctatttctgttgttttccaaGGCTTCCATAAACAATGGAGATACATGCATATAGGTCATATtggtttcctttcattttctgactTTCTATTTCTAACTTTCTGAATTATTGCTTGCCAGTTTTTGCAAACCACTTCAAGTACTTCTATGGAAAGAGATGGGATGTTAGTCATTAGAAAAAATTGCCTTTTAattcaaataaggaagaaaatataaatgctgAAAATGAAGAGTTCATTCCACATGCCAGAAAAGTGGAATTTTTGTAGGCAACACTGGGAGAAGGGCCAGTCTACACTACCCATTGAAGTAAAGATGGCTGGATGAGGTCCTCTATTAGAGATAGTGGTTCTGAATTAGTAAAGGGGCAAATCTCAATTCTAATTATAGATGTTCACAGGGTGCTGCTATAATCGATAGTAGGCCAAATATTCCCAATTTATGCTTGTTTACAAATGGAATATTAAGTCCAGTGTTGGGAATTAGTCAAGAGTTACGATGCCTGTTGAgaggagtgggggagggagtTACCTATCGTAAGGCACTTCAAAGGAGTGCGTTGGGATCACCAGGAGTGCTTACCAAGACATAGCTGGGCCATACCCCCAGTTTGATTCAGGAGGTTTGGAATGGGGCCCAAGAACGTGCATATCTAACAAGTTGGAAGGTGAGGCTAATGCTGCTGGTCtggagaccacactttgagaattaCTGCCCTAAGTTATCACAGTGAAGCTCCTTGAGTGACTGCCTTCAGCTCTAGCGATTCCTCCCAACAGCTGGACCTTTAATCTGACAAAGTATGCCAACAGATAAACTCTCCTTCCCCTAGGTACAAAATTAAGTATTGAGCCATCCAATCTGATAATGCTCATCTCAACTCCTGACAGCAGAGAAACTTAATCAGACATGAATGAACAAGTAATTCTAAAGACAATG
Protein-coding sequences here:
- the APC gene encoding adenomatous polyposis coli protein isoform X4 gives rise to the protein MAAASYDQLLKQVEALKMENSNLRQELEDNSNHLTKLETEASNMKEVLKQLQGSIEDEAMASSGQIDLLERLKELNLDSSNFPGVKLRSKMSLRSYGSREGSVSSRSGECSPVPMGSFPRRGFVNGSRESIGYLEELEKERSLLLADLDKEEKEKDWYYAQLQNLTKRIDSLPLTENFSLQTDMTRRQLEYEARQIRVAMEEQLGTCQDMEKRAQRRIARIQQIEKDILRIRQLLQSQATEAERSSQNKHETGSHDAERQNEGQGVAEINMATSGNGQGSTTRMDHETASVLSSSSTHSAPRRLTSHLGTKVEMVYSLLSMLGTHDKDDMSRTLLAMSSSQDSCISMRQSGCLPLLIQLLHGNDKDSVLLGNSRGSKEARARASAALHNIIHSQPDDKRGRREIRVLHLLEQIRAYCETCWEWQEAHEQGMDQDKNPMPAPVEHQICPAVCVLMKLSFDEEHRHAMNELGGLQAIAELLQVDCEMYGLTNDHYSITLRRYAGMALTNLTFGDVANKATLCSMKGCMRALVAQLKSESEDLQQVIASVLRNLSWRADVNSKKTLREVGSVKALMECALEVKKESTLKSVLSALWNLSAHCTENKADICAVDGALAFLVGTLTYRSQTNTLAIIESGGGILRNVSSLIATNEDHRQILRENNCLQTLLQHLKSHSLTIVSNACGTLWNLSARNPKDQEALWDMGAVSMLKNLIHSKHKMIAMGSAAALRNLMANRPAKYKDANIMSPGSSLPSLHVRKQKALEAELDAQHLSETFDNIDNLSPKASHRSKQRHKQSLYGDYVFDTNRHDDNRSDNFNAGNMTVLSPYLNTTVLPSSSSSRGSLDSSRSEKDRSLERERGIGLGNYHPATENPGTSSKRGLQISTTAAQIAKVMEEVSAIHTSQEDRSSGSTTELHCVTDERNALRRSSAAHAHSNTYNFTKSENSNRTCSMPYAKLEYKRSSNDSLNSVSSSDGYGKRGQMKPSIESYSEDDESKFCSYGQYPADLAHKIHSANHMDDNDGELDTPINYSLKYSDEQLNSGRQSPSQNERWARPKHIIEDEIKQSEQRQSRSQSTTYPVYTESTDDKHLKFQPHFGQQECVSPYRSRGANGSETNRVGSNHGINQNVSQSLCQEDVYEDDKPTNYSERYSEEEQHEEEERPTNYSIKYNEEKHHVDQPIDYSLKYATDIPSSQKQSFSFSKSSSGQSTKTEHISSSSENTSTPSSNAKRQNQLHPSSAQSRSGQTQKAATCKVSSINQETIQTYCVEDTPICFSRCSSLSSLSSAEDEIGCDQTTQEADSANTLQIAEIKDKIGTRSTEDPVSEVPAVSQHTRTKSSRLQGSSLSSESTRHKAVEFSSGAKSPSKSGAQTPKSPPEHYVQETPLMFSRCTSVSSLDSFESRSIASSVQSEPCSGMVSGIISPSDLPDSPGQTMPPSRSKTPPPPPQTAQTTRETPKNKTPTAEKRESGPKQAAVNAAIQRVQVLPDTDTLLHFATESTPDGFSCSSSLSALSLDEPFIQKDVELRIMPPVQENDNGNETESEQPNESNENQEKEAEKTIDSEKDLLDDSDDDDIEILEECIISAMPTKSSRKAKKPAQTASKLPPPVARKPSQLPVYKLLPSQNRLQPQKHVSFTPGDDMPRVYCVEGTPINFSTATSLSDLTIESPPNELAAGEGVRAGAQSGEFEKRDTIPTEGRSTDEAQGGKTSSVTIPELDDNKAEEGDILAECINSAMPKGKSHKPFRVKKIMDQVQQASVSSSATNKNQLDGKKKKPTSPVKPIPQNTEYRTRIRKNADSKNNLNAERVFSDNKDSKKQNLKNNSKEFNDKLPNNEDRVRGSFAFDSPHHYTPIEGTPYCFSRNDSLSSLDFDDDDVDLSREKAELRKAKENKESEAKVTSHTELTSNQQSASKTQAIAKHQINRGQLKPILQKQSTFPRSSKDIPDRGAATDEKLQNFAVENTPVCFSHNSSLSSLSDIDQENNNNKENEPIKETEPPDSQGEPSKPQASGYAPKSFHVEDTPVCFSRNSSLSSLSIDSEDDLLQECISSAMPKKKKPSRLKGDNEKHSPRNMGGILAEDLTLDLKDIQRPDSEHGLSPDSENFDWKAIQEGANSIVSSLHQAAAAACLSRQASSDSDSILSLKSGISLGSPFHLTPDQEEKPFTSNKGPRILKPGEKSTLETKKIESESKGIKGGKKVYKSLITGKVRSNSEISGQMKQPLQANMPSISRGRTMIHIPGVRNSSSSTSPVSKKGPPLKTPASKSPSEGQTATTSPRGAKPSVKSELSPVARQTSQIGGSSKAPSRSGSRDSTPSRPAQQPLSRPIQSPGRNSISPGRNGISPPNKLSQLPRTSSPSTASTKSSGSGKMSYTSPGRQMSQQNLSKQTGLSKNASSIPRSESASKGLNQVNNGNGANKKIELSRMSSTKSSGSESDRSERPVLVRQSTFIKEAPSPTLRRKLEESASFESLSPSSRPASPTRSQAQTPVLSPSLPDMSLSTHSSVQAGGWRKLPPNLSPTIEYNDGRPAKRHDIARSHSESPSRLPINRSGTWKREHSKHSSSLPRVSTWRRTGSSSSILSASSESSEKAKSEDEKHVNSISGTKQSKENQVSAKGTWRKIKENEISPTNSTSQTVSSGATNGAESKTLIYQMAPAVSKTEDVWVRIEDCPINNPRSGRSPTGNTPPVIDSVSEKGTPNKDSKDNQAKQNVGNGSVPMRTMGLENRLNSFIQVDAPDQKGTETKPGQNNPVPVSETNESSIVERTPFSSSSSSKHSSPSGTVAARVTPFNYNPSPRKSSADSTSARPSQIPTPVNNNTKKRDSKTDSTESSGTQSPKRHSGSYLVTSV
- the APC gene encoding adenomatous polyposis coli protein isoform X3; translation: MYASLASGPVAALPVSVPPSTLRSWSTGGSRSCVRQETKSPGGARTSGHWASVWQEVLKQLQGSIEDEAMASSGQIDLLERLKELNLDSSNFPGVKLRSKMSLRSYGSREGSVSSRSGECSPVPMGSFPRRGFVNGSRESIGYLEELEKERSLLLADLDKEEKEKDWYYAQLQNLTKRIDSLPLTENFSLQTDMTRRQLEYEARQIRVAMEEQLGTCQDMEKRAQRRIARIQQIEKDILRIRQLLQSQATEAERSSQNKHETGSHDAERQNEGQGVAEINMATSGNGQGSTTRMDHETASVLSSSSTHSAPRRLTSHLGTKVEMVYSLLSMLGTHDKDDMSRTLLAMSSSQDSCISMRQSGCLPLLIQLLHGNDKDSVLLGNSRGSKEARARASAALHNIIHSQPDDKRGRREIRVLHLLEQIRAYCETCWEWQEAHEQGMDQDKNPMPAPVEHQICPAVCVLMKLSFDEEHRHAMNELGGLQAIAELLQVDCEMYGLTNDHYSITLRRYAGMALTNLTFGDVANKATLCSMKGCMRALVAQLKSESEDLQQVIASVLRNLSWRADVNSKKTLREVGSVKALMECALEVKKESTLKSVLSALWNLSAHCTENKADICAVDGALAFLVGTLTYRSQTNTLAIIESGGGILRNVSSLIATNEDHRQILRENNCLQTLLQHLKSHSLTIVSNACGTLWNLSARNPKDQEALWDMGAVSMLKNLIHSKHKMIAMGSAAALRNLMANRPAKYKDANIMSPGSSLPSLHVRKQKALEAELDAQHLSETFDNIDNLSPKASHRSKQRHKQSLYGDYVFDTNRHDDNRSDNFNAGNMTVLSPYLNTTVLPSSSSSRGSLDSSRSEKDRSLERERGIGLGNYHPATENPGTSSKRGLQISTTAAQIAKVMEEVSAIHTSQEDRSSGSTTELHCVTDERNALRRSSAAHAHSNTYNFTKSENSNRTCSMPYAKLEYKRSSNDSLNSVSSSDGYGKRGQMKPSIESYSEDDESKFCSYGQYPADLAHKIHSANHMDDNDGELDTPINYSLKYSDEQLNSGRQSPSQNERWARPKHIIEDEIKQSEQRQSRSQSTTYPVYTESTDDKHLKFQPHFGQQECVSPYRSRGANGSETNRVGSNHGINQNVSQSLCQEDVYEDDKPTNYSERYSEEEQHEEEERPTNYSIKYNEEKHHVDQPIDYSLKYATDIPSSQKQSFSFSKSSSGQSTKTEHISSSSENTSTPSSNAKRQNQLHPSSAQSRSGQTQKAATCKVSSINQETIQTYCVEDTPICFSRCSSLSSLSSAEDEIGCDQTTQEADSANTLQIAEIKDKIGTRSTEDPVSEVPAVSQHTRTKSSRLQGSSLSSESTRHKAVEFSSGAKSPSKSGAQTPKSPPEHYVQETPLMFSRCTSVSSLDSFESRSIASSVQSEPCSGMVSGIISPSDLPDSPGQTMPPSRSKTPPPPPQTAQTTRETPKNKTPTAEKRESGPKQAAVNAAIQRVQVLPDTDTLLHFATESTPDGFSCSSSLSALSLDEPFIQKDVELRIMPPVQENDNGNETESEQPNESNENQEKEAEKTIDSEKDLLDDSDDDDIEILEECIISAMPTKSSRKAKKPAQTASKLPPPVARKPSQLPVYKLLPSQNRLQPQKHVSFTPGDDMPRVYCVEGTPINFSTATSLSDLTIESPPNELAAGEGVRAGAQSGEFEKRDTIPTEGRSTDEAQGGKTSSVTIPELDDNKAEEGDILAECINSAMPKGKSHKPFRVKKIMDQVQQASVSSSATNKNQLDGKKKKPTSPVKPIPQNTEYRTRIRKNADSKNNLNAERVFSDNKDSKKQNLKNNSKEFNDKLPNNEDRVRGSFAFDSPHHYTPIEGTPYCFSRNDSLSSLDFDDDDVDLSREKAELRKAKENKESEAKVTSHTELTSNQQSASKTQAIAKHQINRGQLKPILQKQSTFPRSSKDIPDRGAATDEKLQNFAVENTPVCFSHNSSLSSLSDIDQENNNNKENEPIKETEPPDSQGEPSKPQASGYAPKSFHVEDTPVCFSRNSSLSSLSIDSEDDLLQECISSAMPKKKKPSRLKGDNEKHSPRNMGGILAEDLTLDLKDIQRPDSEHGLSPDSENFDWKAIQEGANSIVSSLHQAAAAACLSRQASSDSDSILSLKSGISLGSPFHLTPDQEEKPFTSNKGPRILKPGEKSTLETKKIESESKGIKGGKKVYKSLITGKVRSNSEISGQMKQPLQANMPSISRGRTMIHIPGVRNSSSSTSPVSKKGPPLKTPASKSPSEGQTATTSPRGAKPSVKSELSPVARQTSQIGGSSKAPSRSGSRDSTPSRPAQQPLSRPIQSPGRNSISPGRNGISPPNKLSQLPRTSSPSTASTKSSGSGKMSYTSPGRQMSQQNLSKQTGLSKNASSIPRSESASKGLNQVNNGNGANKKIELSRMSSTKSSGSESDRSERPVLVRQSTFIKEAPSPTLRRKLEESASFESLSPSSRPASPTRSQAQTPVLSPSLPDMSLSTHSSVQAGGWRKLPPNLSPTIEYNDGRPAKRHDIARSHSESPSRLPINRSGTWKREHSKHSSSLPRVSTWRRTGSSSSILSASSESSEKAKSEDEKHVNSISGTKQSKENQVSAKGTWRKIKENEISPTNSTSQTVSSGATNGAESKTLIYQMAPAVSKTEDVWVRIEDCPINNPRSGRSPTGNTPPVIDSVSEKGTPNKDSKDNQAKQNVGNGSVPMRTMGLENRLNSFIQVDAPDQKGTETKPGQNNPVPVSETNESSIVERTPFSSSSSSKHSSPSGTVAARVTPFNYNPSPRKSSADSTSARPSQIPTPVNNNTKKRDSKTDSTESSGTQSPKRHSGSYLVTSV